In Babylonia areolata isolate BAREFJ2019XMU chromosome 19, ASM4173473v1, whole genome shotgun sequence, a single window of DNA contains:
- the LOC143293761 gene encoding peptidoglycan-recognition protein SC2-like isoform X1, translating into MYIYRRGHDSDSSSVHSGVRMYTSFLVLLIAAIGGGTARASQCACATGHLHLRHEPGTSHGIITTLEPQQCLPYSGQQHVADGYTWFHLYYNGQDAWAASNWLTVQDCSQPELQLPGCPRIITRAEWGARPPANHIGDMPNVPVYVFIHHGDSSPCFDENSCKSKVRGYQNYHLDGRGWSDIGYNFVVGEDGNAYEARGWTKIGAHTKHYNSVGIAICFIGNFENHVPNTAALTTVQQLIQCGLDNGKISPSYTLKGHRDVGSTSCPGTSLYQLIQGWSHYVSGTSQYNGGSLVG; encoded by the exons ATGTACATATACCGACGTGGACACGATTCGGACAGCAGCAGTGTTCATTCAGGAGTCAGAATG TATACGTCATTCCTTGTACTGCTTATCGCTGCCATCGGTGGCGGCACTGCACGCGCTTCTCAGTGCGCATGCGCCACCGGTCACCTCCATCTTCGCCACGAGCCTGGAACCAGCCATGGCATCATCACCACACTGGAGCCGCAGCAATGCTTACCTTACAGCGGACAGCAGCACGTGGCGGATGGCTACACCTGGTTTCACTTGTACTACAATGGACAG GACGCTTGGGCTGCTTCCAACTGGCTGACCGTCCAGGATTgca GTCAACCTGAGCTGCAGTTGCCCGGCTGCCCGCGGATCATCACCCGTGCTGAGTGGGGTGCCCGCCCCCCAGCCAATCATATCGGGGACATGCCCAATGTGCCCGTCTATGTGTTCATCCACCACGGCGACAGCAGCCCTTGTTTTGATGAGAACAGCTGCAAATCGAAAGTGCGGGGTTACCAGAACTACCACCTCGatgggcgag GATGGTCGGATATTGGATACAATTTCGTAGTGGGGGAGGACGGAAATGCTTATGAAGCAAGAGGCTGGACCAAGATCGGGGCTCACACGAAACACTACAACTCTGTcggcattg CTATCTGCTTCATCGGCAACTTCGAGAACCACGTGCCCAACACCGCTGCCCTGACCACTGTCCAGCAGCTGATCCAGTGCGGGCTGGACAACGGCAAGATCAGCCCCTCCTACACCCTCAAGGGTCACCGGGACGTGGGCAGCACGTCCTGCCCGGGGACCAGCCTCTACCAGCTCATCCAGGGGTGGTCCCACTACGTCTCCGGGACCTCTCAGTACAATGGAGGCTCCCTTGTTGGTTAG
- the LOC143293761 gene encoding peptidoglycan-recognition protein SC2-like isoform X2, which yields MYTSFLVLLIAAIGGGTARASQCACATGHLHLRHEPGTSHGIITTLEPQQCLPYSGQQHVADGYTWFHLYYNGQDAWAASNWLTVQDCSQPELQLPGCPRIITRAEWGARPPANHIGDMPNVPVYVFIHHGDSSPCFDENSCKSKVRGYQNYHLDGRGWSDIGYNFVVGEDGNAYEARGWTKIGAHTKHYNSVGIAICFIGNFENHVPNTAALTTVQQLIQCGLDNGKISPSYTLKGHRDVGSTSCPGTSLYQLIQGWSHYVSGTSQYNGGSLVG from the exons TATACGTCATTCCTTGTACTGCTTATCGCTGCCATCGGTGGCGGCACTGCACGCGCTTCTCAGTGCGCATGCGCCACCGGTCACCTCCATCTTCGCCACGAGCCTGGAACCAGCCATGGCATCATCACCACACTGGAGCCGCAGCAATGCTTACCTTACAGCGGACAGCAGCACGTGGCGGATGGCTACACCTGGTTTCACTTGTACTACAATGGACAG GACGCTTGGGCTGCTTCCAACTGGCTGACCGTCCAGGATTgca GTCAACCTGAGCTGCAGTTGCCCGGCTGCCCGCGGATCATCACCCGTGCTGAGTGGGGTGCCCGCCCCCCAGCCAATCATATCGGGGACATGCCCAATGTGCCCGTCTATGTGTTCATCCACCACGGCGACAGCAGCCCTTGTTTTGATGAGAACAGCTGCAAATCGAAAGTGCGGGGTTACCAGAACTACCACCTCGatgggcgag GATGGTCGGATATTGGATACAATTTCGTAGTGGGGGAGGACGGAAATGCTTATGAAGCAAGAGGCTGGACCAAGATCGGGGCTCACACGAAACACTACAACTCTGTcggcattg CTATCTGCTTCATCGGCAACTTCGAGAACCACGTGCCCAACACCGCTGCCCTGACCACTGTCCAGCAGCTGATCCAGTGCGGGCTGGACAACGGCAAGATCAGCCCCTCCTACACCCTCAAGGGTCACCGGGACGTGGGCAGCACGTCCTGCCCGGGGACCAGCCTCTACCAGCTCATCCAGGGGTGGTCCCACTACGTCTCCGGGACCTCTCAGTACAATGGAGGCTCCCTTGTTGGTTAG